The proteins below are encoded in one region of Holophagaceae bacterium:
- the ssnA gene encoding putative aminohydrolase SsnA: MSRILIQNGTLLTFGRPCRVLEGMALLIEDDRIARIAPVATIPGPFDRVLDAKGKVVMPGFVNAHMHFYSTLVRGLGKAAPSHDFQEVLTNLWWRLDRRLTLDDVEVSAQIILLDAIRKGTTTLVDHHASPGSVIGSLDRIAKAVKASGLRACLCYEVSDRDGQVVTDQGLEENVAFAKTCAGAEDPQLRALFGLHAAFTLSDATLDRAAVLGHDLGIGFHVHVAEAASDVAINLEKYGASPVARLAAHGILGRTSIAAHAVHVDEADMATLARTDTFVAHNPQSNLNNAVGIANVLELVQRGVRVGLGTDAMTINMLEELRVGLWAQHLRQDNPSSGFMELTDTLFVRNPELATQLWGFPLGTLEEGAAADVILVDYDPPTPLNDATALGHLVFGISQATVDTTICGGRILMEGRRLQIDLEETTVIARSRDLARDLWERF, encoded by the coding sequence ATGTCCCGCATCCTGATCCAGAACGGAACGCTGCTCACCTTTGGGCGCCCTTGCCGCGTGCTCGAAGGGATGGCGCTTTTGATCGAGGATGACCGCATCGCGCGGATCGCGCCTGTCGCAACCATTCCGGGTCCCTTCGACCGCGTACTGGATGCGAAGGGCAAGGTCGTGATGCCCGGCTTCGTGAACGCCCACATGCATTTCTATTCCACGTTGGTGCGCGGCCTCGGCAAAGCCGCGCCGAGCCACGACTTCCAGGAAGTGCTCACCAATCTCTGGTGGCGGCTGGACCGCCGCTTGACCCTGGACGATGTGGAAGTCAGCGCCCAGATCATCCTGCTGGACGCGATCCGAAAGGGCACAACGACGCTGGTGGACCATCACGCCAGTCCAGGCTCCGTCATCGGTTCCCTGGATCGCATCGCCAAAGCCGTGAAGGCTTCGGGCCTGCGCGCCTGCCTCTGCTACGAAGTCTCCGACCGCGACGGCCAGGTCGTGACCGACCAGGGCCTGGAAGAGAATGTCGCCTTCGCCAAAACCTGTGCGGGAGCAGAGGATCCTCAACTCCGGGCGCTCTTCGGCCTGCATGCGGCCTTCACGCTTTCAGATGCCACACTGGATCGCGCCGCGGTTCTGGGCCACGATCTCGGCATCGGTTTCCATGTGCATGTGGCCGAGGCCGCCTCGGATGTGGCCATCAACTTGGAGAAGTATGGCGCGAGTCCGGTTGCGCGCCTTGCGGCCCACGGAATACTTGGGAGAACCAGCATCGCGGCCCATGCCGTCCATGTGGATGAGGCGGACATGGCGACGCTGGCCCGCACGGACACCTTCGTGGCCCACAATCCCCAGTCCAACCTCAACAATGCCGTGGGCATCGCCAATGTGCTGGAATTGGTCCAGCGCGGTGTCCGCGTGGGGCTAGGCACCGACGCCATGACCATCAACATGCTGGAGGAATTGCGCGTGGGACTTTGGGCCCAGCACCTGCGCCAGGACAATCCCAGCAGCGGGTTCATGGAGCTGACGGACACCCTTTTCGTCCGCAATCCCGAACTGGCCACTCAGTTGTGGGGTTTTCCCCTGGGCACTCTGGAAGAAGGCGCCGCCGCCGATGTGATCCTCGTGGATTACGATCCACCAACCCCTTTGAACGACGCCACAGCGCTGGGCCACCTCGTTTTCGGCATTTCCCAGGCCACCGTGGACACGACCATCTGCGGCGGGCGAATCCTGATGGAAGGCAGACGACTGCAGATCGACCTCGAAGAAACCACCGTGATTGCCCGGAGTCGTGACCTGGCGCGCGATTTGTGGGAGCGATTCTGA
- a CDS encoding pyridoxal-phosphate dependent enzyme, with translation MSRIVKSINAEVIQRTAKRCRDLGVVIPTFKQMRDPASIPDAIKAKLVGVGLWDVNPVNLFRITWKNDPETGLFAGPNFLEIPPEITGVKARIIGLVGKYFPTGAHKVGAAFACLVPRLVSGEFDPEKHKAVWPSTGNYCRGGAFDSAILGCTAVAILPENMSKERFTWLAEIGAEVIATPGCESNVKEIYDKCWELKKDPIHVVFNQFEEFGNPIWHYNVTGPAMEEVFRGLATPKTRFTAYVSATGSAGTIGAGDYLKTKFPGLKVIATEALQCPTLLMNGFGDHRIEGIGDKHVPWVHNVRNTDAVAAIDDEDCMRILRLFNEPAGQAFLATLGVSATKIEKLGLLGISGICNLLAAIKAAKYWELDENDVVFTIFTDSVEMYRSRLEELTAERGAFTAIEAAKTQTGSLERQAVDHFKELTYTDRKAIHNLKYYTWVEQQGKTYEEICAQWDPEYWRQLFEEEAAEFDRLIEGFNKEVGLS, from the coding sequence ATGTCTCGAATCGTGAAATCCATCAACGCCGAAGTCATCCAGCGCACGGCCAAGCGGTGCCGTGATCTCGGCGTCGTGATCCCAACCTTCAAGCAGATGCGGGATCCAGCTTCCATCCCAGACGCGATCAAAGCGAAGCTCGTGGGCGTCGGGCTGTGGGATGTGAACCCCGTCAATCTTTTCCGCATCACCTGGAAGAACGACCCTGAGACCGGCCTGTTCGCGGGCCCCAATTTCCTGGAGATCCCGCCCGAAATCACAGGCGTGAAAGCGCGCATCATCGGGTTGGTGGGGAAGTATTTCCCGACCGGCGCACACAAGGTGGGCGCGGCTTTCGCGTGCCTCGTGCCGCGCCTGGTGAGCGGCGAATTCGACCCCGAAAAACATAAAGCCGTCTGGCCCAGCACAGGGAACTACTGCCGGGGCGGCGCCTTCGACAGCGCCATCCTGGGCTGCACCGCCGTGGCCATCCTGCCGGAAAACATGTCGAAGGAGCGCTTCACCTGGCTCGCCGAGATCGGCGCCGAAGTCATCGCCACACCGGGCTGCGAATCCAACGTGAAGGAGATCTACGACAAGTGCTGGGAGCTGAAGAAGGACCCCATCCACGTGGTCTTCAACCAGTTCGAGGAATTCGGAAATCCCATTTGGCACTACAACGTGACTGGGCCTGCCATGGAAGAAGTCTTCCGCGGCCTGGCGACACCGAAAACCCGGTTCACAGCCTATGTGAGCGCCACGGGCAGCGCGGGCACCATCGGCGCGGGCGACTATTTGAAGACCAAATTCCCGGGCCTGAAGGTCATCGCCACCGAGGCCCTCCAATGCCCGACGCTGCTCATGAACGGTTTCGGCGATCACCGCATCGAAGGCATCGGCGACAAGCACGTACCCTGGGTCCACAACGTCCGCAACACCGACGCCGTGGCCGCCATCGACGACGAGGACTGCATGCGCATCCTGCGGCTTTTCAATGAACCTGCGGGCCAGGCCTTCCTTGCCACCCTGGGCGTGAGCGCCACGAAGATCGAGAAGCTCGGCCTGCTGGGCATCAGCGGCATCTGCAACCTGCTGGCCGCCATCAAGGCCGCGAAGTACTGGGAGCTGGACGAGAACGACGTGGTATTCACGATCTTCACAGATTCCGTGGAAATGTACCGCTCCCGTCTCGAAGAACTCACCGCCGAGCGCGGCGCCTTCACGGCCATCGAGGCCGCCAAGACCCAGACGGGCAGCCTGGAACGGCAGGCCGTGGATCACTTCAAGGAATTGACCTACACGGACCGCAAGGCCATCCACAACCTGAAGTACTACACCTGGGTGGAGCAGCAGGGAAAGACCTACGAAGAGATCTGCGCCCAGTGGGATCCCGAGTATTGGCGCCAACTCTTCGAAGAGGAGGCCGCAGAATTCGATAGGCTGATCGAAGGATTCAACAAGGAAGTCGGCTTATCCTGA
- the ygfK gene encoding putative selenate reductase subunit YgfK, with translation MEKAFRTAPLGLLARWIFSELQRSESVLGIPKQNFQVPGPRLVSQLFGRTLAAPLGVAAGPHSQLSQNIVASWLCGARFIELKTVQILDEIAVSKPCIDAADETYNCEWSQELKLEQSFDEYLNGWVLVHALAHRLGLPKPGMLFNMSVGYNLEGIQHERVQRFIASMRDASEFLPAAIETVAKVYPGVRDIEIPHQLSNHITLSTMHGCPPAEIERIGRHLLLDLGVETWVKLNPTLLGPARLRGLLNQTLGFAIEVPDAAFEHDPVFEDAIEMLKNLAQVATDCGRSFGIKLSNTLEVANKRPIFPPNEKMMYLSGRALHPLTLKLAEMVTNELDGVVPISFCGGADAHNFADLVADGLSPITVCTDLLKPGGFARLQQYLVNLEGAMTRVGANNLDAFVHASSGGKGARFNLSHHAAAVAIDPRYARSERPLTFKGDRPLGHFDCIAAPCQDACPTHQNIPDYLWHVAHGNPSEAMDVILRTNPQPGITGSVCDRPCIERCVRNFYDGPVAIREIKRFAFEHGEVPVEKCGPNLGVKVAIIGAGPAGLSAAYYLAKMGFDAEVFEAKTELGGMVSGVIPGYRLTTSAIEGDLERLRQLGVRFHMGTAIGRDLPFEELRGGYPYVFLSIGAQKGKRLDIPGENAPAVMDALDFLDKVRAEEPMDLGKRILIIGAGNSAMDAVRSARRLVKDAEVSLVYRRTRAQMPADAEEVHDCIKENIGLRDLLAPARVLTENGKVVGLACTRMKLGEPDASGRPRPVPMHAPGHPESEEILPADTIIPAIGQEPVLDFLDGLELKRNRDNSFTVDPETCETSVPGLFAGGDVVRGAASIIKAIADGRAVALAIGRRHGLEPVPEPLLDKHVPTSALMEKKGRLDAPQLVPVLPVTERGGFAEVAQTFSPAAAQLEASRCLDCDDVCSLCVTVCPNRANLAYGMAPLKVKWPSLVVRNGQPVAEGSKSFAIDQEVQIINIADFCNECGNCTTFCPTSGAPYKDKPRFWIDREGFEEAKDDRFRMEQPGEGLRIEARLHGSTHWLERQKNVIEHRTTEWIACFKRDSFEFLGIELLGPLGEGRILDLSPCATLIALLNAESVLPVDEIQPVETRP, from the coding sequence ATGGAAAAGGCCTTCCGCACGGCGCCGCTGGGGCTGCTGGCCCGCTGGATTTTCAGCGAGCTCCAGCGCAGCGAGAGCGTGCTGGGCATTCCCAAGCAGAATTTCCAGGTGCCTGGCCCGAGGCTGGTGTCGCAGCTCTTCGGCCGCACTCTGGCCGCGCCGCTAGGTGTCGCCGCCGGTCCCCACAGCCAGCTTTCCCAGAACATCGTCGCCAGCTGGCTGTGCGGAGCGCGCTTCATCGAGCTGAAAACCGTCCAGATCCTGGATGAAATCGCGGTGAGCAAGCCCTGCATCGATGCCGCGGACGAAACCTACAACTGCGAGTGGTCCCAGGAGCTGAAACTTGAGCAGTCCTTCGACGAGTACCTGAACGGCTGGGTGCTGGTGCATGCGCTGGCGCACCGCCTGGGCCTCCCGAAACCCGGCATGCTCTTCAACATGAGCGTGGGCTACAACCTGGAGGGCATCCAGCACGAGCGGGTGCAGCGCTTCATCGCCTCCATGCGCGACGCGAGCGAATTCCTTCCCGCGGCCATCGAAACCGTGGCGAAGGTCTATCCCGGCGTCCGCGATATCGAGATTCCGCACCAGCTTTCCAACCACATCACGCTTTCGACGATGCACGGCTGCCCTCCGGCGGAGATCGAGCGCATCGGTAGGCACCTGCTCCTGGATCTCGGCGTCGAAACCTGGGTGAAGCTCAATCCGACCTTGTTGGGTCCGGCGCGATTGCGCGGCTTGCTCAACCAGACCCTTGGCTTCGCGATCGAAGTTCCCGATGCGGCCTTCGAGCACGACCCGGTTTTCGAAGATGCGATCGAGATGCTCAAGAATCTCGCTCAAGTGGCCACCGACTGCGGCCGGAGTTTCGGCATCAAGCTCTCCAACACCCTGGAAGTGGCGAACAAGAGGCCCATCTTTCCGCCCAACGAAAAAATGATGTACCTGTCCGGCAGAGCCTTGCACCCGCTGACGTTGAAGCTGGCCGAAATGGTCACGAACGAGTTGGACGGCGTGGTTCCCATCAGTTTCTGCGGCGGGGCCGACGCCCACAATTTCGCCGATCTGGTGGCGGATGGCTTGTCGCCCATCACGGTCTGCACGGACCTTCTGAAACCTGGTGGTTTCGCGCGCCTGCAACAATATCTGGTCAATCTCGAAGGGGCCATGACGCGCGTCGGCGCGAACAACCTTGACGCCTTCGTGCACGCAAGTTCCGGAGGCAAGGGCGCGCGCTTCAACCTGTCCCATCACGCCGCCGCCGTAGCCATAGATCCGCGCTACGCCCGCAGCGAACGACCGCTCACCTTCAAGGGCGACCGGCCGTTGGGGCACTTCGATTGCATCGCGGCGCCTTGCCAGGACGCCTGCCCCACCCATCAGAACATCCCGGATTACCTGTGGCACGTCGCCCATGGCAATCCCTCCGAAGCGATGGACGTCATCCTCCGCACCAACCCCCAGCCCGGCATCACCGGCAGCGTCTGCGACCGCCCCTGCATCGAACGCTGTGTCCGCAATTTCTACGACGGCCCCGTCGCCATCCGGGAAATCAAGCGCTTCGCCTTCGAGCATGGTGAGGTTCCGGTCGAGAAATGCGGACCGAATCTCGGCGTGAAGGTGGCTATCATCGGCGCGGGCCCCGCAGGCCTTTCGGCGGCCTACTACCTGGCCAAGATGGGCTTCGATGCGGAGGTCTTCGAAGCGAAAACCGAACTGGGCGGCATGGTGAGCGGCGTCATTCCGGGCTACCGCCTGACCACATCGGCGATCGAAGGCGACCTTGAACGCCTCCGCCAGTTGGGTGTTCGGTTCCATATGGGAACAGCCATCGGCCGGGATCTGCCCTTCGAGGAACTACGCGGGGGTTATCCCTATGTCTTCCTCAGCATTGGCGCCCAAAAGGGCAAACGGCTGGACATCCCGGGAGAGAATGCACCCGCCGTCATGGATGCGCTCGATTTCCTGGACAAGGTGCGGGCTGAAGAACCCATGGATTTGGGAAAGCGGATCTTGATCATCGGGGCCGGGAATTCTGCCATGGACGCGGTCCGGTCAGCCCGGCGCCTGGTGAAGGATGCCGAGGTGTCCCTAGTCTACCGGCGCACCCGGGCGCAGATGCCCGCGGACGCAGAGGAAGTCCACGACTGCATCAAGGAGAACATCGGCCTGCGCGATCTACTCGCACCTGCGCGTGTACTTACCGAGAACGGCAAAGTCGTAGGCCTGGCCTGCACGCGCATGAAGCTCGGCGAGCCAGATGCTTCGGGTCGCCCACGGCCGGTGCCCATGCATGCTCCCGGTCATCCCGAGAGCGAAGAGATACTGCCTGCCGACACCATCATCCCGGCCATCGGGCAGGAACCTGTTCTGGATTTCTTGGATGGACTCGAGCTGAAACGCAACCGCGACAACTCCTTCACGGTGGATCCGGAAACCTGCGAAACCAGCGTGCCAGGCCTCTTCGCGGGCGGAGATGTCGTGCGCGGCGCGGCCTCGATCATCAAGGCCATCGCCGATGGACGGGCGGTCGCCTTGGCCATCGGCCGGCGCCATGGCCTGGAGCCAGTGCCCGAACCACTGCTCGATAAACATGTGCCGACCAGCGCCTTGATGGAGAAAAAAGGACGCCTGGATGCACCCCAACTGGTGCCCGTGCTGCCCGTCACCGAGCGCGGTGGTTTCGCTGAGGTCGCCCAAACATTCAGTCCCGCGGCTGCCCAGTTGGAAGCCAGCCGCTGCCTGGACTGCGATGATGTCTGCAGCCTCTGTGTGACTGTGTGCCCCAACCGCGCGAATCTCGCCTACGGAATGGCGCCGCTCAAGGTGAAGTGGCCTTCCCTGGTCGTCCGAAATGGCCAGCCCGTGGCGGAAGGAAGCAAGTCCTTTGCGATCGATCAGGAGGTCCAGATCATCAATATCGCCGACTTCTGCAATGAGTGCGGCAATTGCACGACCTTCTGCCCGACCTCGGGCGCGCCTTACAAGGACAAGCCGCGCTTCTGGATCGACCGAGAGGGATTCGAGGAAGCCAAGGACGATCGATTCCGCATGGAACAACCTGGCGAAGGGCTGCGGATCGAGGCCCGGCTTCACGGTTCGACGCATTGGCTGGAACGCCAAAAGAATGTGATCGAGCACCGCACGACAGAATGGATCGCCTGCTTCAAACGCGATTCTTTTGAATTCCTGGGCATCGAACTGCTTGGTCCGCTTGGCGAAGGAAGGATCCTGGATCTTTCACCCTGCGCGACCCTCATCGCGCTTCTCAATGCTGAATCGGTGCTTCCCGTTGATGAGATCCAACCAGTGGAAACACGGCCATGA
- a CDS encoding amidohydrolase family protein — protein MRTLIRNGRVAFEDRLEDSDLLLENGRIAAIGRNLGSADRVVDAGGCYVLPGFIDFHTHVGDRIGDFELADDYESGTRIGILNGITTLCTFVTQGSDGSQESLRQALQRAHARAKGHCHSDVAWHLTPTTFEREDWHDLESLVWAGYRTLKFYTTYRNAGLFTDQARLEELFQRLGPTGARFLVHCEDDELMAAVDTSMLDLSRASSHARLRPEKAEIRTVDALITLAARCDVSLHVVHVSTVSAAMRIKGAHDHQDLTCETCPQYLWLDDSWLDRADGHRWICSPPLRGDRLHFRRLARAGVFDLIATDHCAFCCADKDAWDGKDIRTVANGLGGLGALAHLAWKLWEDEPDRAAQELALRLALNPAARLGMSHRKGSLHVGLDADVVILDPKGPERPIRSSSADTFEAYPGFTSTLAFRHVFLRGESLVEGGELTHADRPLGQALQGPA, from the coding sequence ATGAGAACGCTCATCCGAAACGGTCGCGTGGCTTTCGAGGATCGCCTTGAGGACTCGGATCTGCTTTTGGAGAATGGCCGTATCGCTGCCATCGGCCGGAACCTTGGCAGCGCCGATCGAGTGGTGGATGCGGGCGGTTGCTACGTGCTGCCCGGCTTCATTGATTTCCACACGCACGTGGGCGACCGCATCGGCGACTTCGAGCTGGCGGATGACTACGAATCCGGCACGCGCATCGGGATCCTGAACGGCATCACCACGCTGTGCACCTTTGTGACCCAGGGATCGGATGGATCGCAAGAATCCCTGCGTCAGGCCCTCCAGCGCGCCCACGCTCGCGCCAAGGGACACTGCCATTCCGATGTGGCCTGGCACCTCACGCCGACCACCTTCGAGCGTGAGGATTGGCATGATCTGGAGAGCCTCGTCTGGGCGGGGTACCGCACCCTGAAGTTCTACACGACTTACAGAAACGCGGGACTTTTCACGGATCAGGCGCGTCTCGAAGAGCTTTTCCAACGTCTCGGGCCCACCGGCGCGCGCTTTCTCGTGCACTGCGAGGACGACGAGTTGATGGCCGCGGTGGATACCTCGATGCTCGATCTGTCTCGCGCGTCGAGCCACGCGCGCCTGCGACCCGAAAAAGCTGAAATCCGCACCGTGGATGCGCTCATCACGCTGGCGGCCCGCTGCGACGTCTCCCTGCACGTGGTCCATGTATCCACCGTGTCCGCCGCGATGCGCATCAAGGGCGCCCATGACCACCAGGACCTCACGTGTGAAACCTGCCCCCAGTATCTTTGGCTGGATGACAGCTGGCTGGATCGCGCCGACGGCCATCGTTGGATCTGCTCGCCGCCGCTGAGGGGTGACCGCCTGCATTTTCGGCGGCTGGCACGCGCTGGTGTTTTCGATCTCATCGCCACGGACCACTGCGCCTTTTGCTGCGCGGACAAGGACGCCTGGGACGGTAAGGACATCCGCACGGTGGCCAATGGACTCGGCGGCCTTGGCGCTTTGGCCCACCTTGCGTGGAAGCTCTGGGAGGACGAGCCTGATCGCGCCGCCCAGGAGCTGGCGTTGCGCCTGGCGCTGAACCCTGCGGCCCGTCTGGGCATGTCCCACCGCAAGGGTTCCCTGCACGTGGGCCTGGATGCCGATGTGGTGATCCTGGACCCCAAGGGTCCCGAGCGGCCCATCCGTTCCTCTTCCGCCGACACCTTCGAGGCCTACCCGGGGTTCACGTCTACCCTGGCCTTCCGGCATGTGTTCCTCAGGGGCGAATCCCTCGTCGAGGGCGGCGAGCTGACGCACGCCGACCGACCGCTAGGACAGGCGCTGCAAGGTCCGGCCTGA
- a CDS encoding MurR/RpiR family transcriptional regulator, with protein MILGRGVGHVMGLIFAFYLTQAGVPCIAALPSDFSNQVANLGPKDLLVVISFSPYSRETVDAASFAKENGVRVLAFSDRKDSPLAHHADILIPVPSEDLLFSFSLTSFATLSHAFAIVLAARDQSGTLKRLKAADKVAQPLFVDHWLPKQPGALHVQRSGKA; from the coding sequence GTGATCCTGGGCCGGGGCGTGGGCCACGTCATGGGCCTGATCTTCGCGTTCTACCTCACCCAGGCCGGCGTGCCCTGCATCGCGGCGCTCCCTTCGGACTTCTCCAACCAGGTCGCCAATCTCGGCCCCAAGGATCTGCTGGTGGTCATCAGCTTTTCGCCCTACAGCCGCGAAACCGTGGACGCCGCCAGCTTCGCCAAGGAGAACGGAGTCCGGGTGCTTGCTTTTTCCGACCGCAAGGATTCGCCACTGGCCCACCATGCGGACATCCTCATCCCCGTTCCCAGCGAGGATCTCCTCTTCAGCTTCAGCCTCACCTCCTTCGCCACCCTCTCCCACGCCTTCGCCATCGTCCTGGCGGCCCGGGACCAATCCGGCACCCTCAAGCGCCTCAAGGCCGCCGACAAGGTCGCCCAGCCCCTCTTTGTGGATCACTGGCTGCCCAAGCAGCCGGGGGCGCTGCATGTGCAAAGGTCGGGGAAGGCCTAG
- the thrC gene encoding threonine synthase, with product MTSFLYRCTDCDREYARESVRYLCPECGKIYKPGIPLVGVLEVVFDYAAIREGFDRLDPDWQLFCAVEQVFHPPLAVGNTPLAEVARLGTELGLSHLWVKNDGLNPSGSLKDRASFLVAAEATRIGEHRIVAASTGNAASALAAVCASAGLEALIFVPEKAPKAKLVQMVLAGAKVVPVKGTYDDAFRLSLEYTAQRGGLNRNTAYHPLTLEGKKTAGLEIWAQLGFQVPDAILVSVGDGVILGGVHKAFVDLQRAGLIQNLPRLIGVQAERSDAIHRYVQTGIYSDAPDPSTRADSISVVCPSNAHGARRSILESKGLTLTVSDDEILQAQAQLLSRTGIFTEPAGATALAGLVKLQAGPDRLDASARVVILATGHGLKDVEAPLSRVSIPAAIEPMLEAVDV from the coding sequence ATGACTTCCTTCCTCTATCGCTGCACGGACTGCGACCGCGAATATGCGCGGGAATCCGTACGCTACCTCTGCCCCGAATGCGGAAAGATCTACAAACCCGGCATTCCGTTGGTGGGTGTGCTGGAAGTGGTGTTCGACTACGCGGCGATCCGAGAAGGATTCGACCGCCTAGATCCCGATTGGCAGCTCTTCTGCGCGGTGGAGCAGGTATTCCATCCACCCCTGGCCGTGGGCAACACGCCTTTGGCGGAGGTGGCGCGTCTGGGCACGGAACTAGGTCTATCCCATCTCTGGGTGAAGAATGATGGTTTGAATCCCAGCGGCAGCCTGAAGGACCGCGCCTCCTTCCTGGTGGCCGCTGAAGCGACGCGCATCGGGGAGCATCGCATCGTGGCCGCTTCCACGGGCAATGCAGCCTCGGCCCTGGCGGCGGTATGCGCCTCCGCGGGTCTGGAGGCCCTAATCTTCGTTCCCGAAAAAGCCCCCAAGGCCAAGCTCGTGCAGATGGTGCTCGCGGGCGCGAAGGTGGTGCCGGTGAAGGGCACCTATGATGATGCTTTCCGACTGAGCCTGGAGTACACCGCCCAGCGCGGGGGCCTTAACCGCAACACGGCCTACCATCCCCTCACCCTGGAAGGAAAGAAGACCGCGGGTCTGGAGATCTGGGCCCAGCTGGGCTTCCAGGTGCCCGACGCGATTCTCGTCTCCGTGGGGGATGGCGTCATCCTCGGCGGCGTCCACAAAGCCTTCGTAGACCTCCAGCGGGCAGGGCTCATCCAGAACCTTCCACGGCTCATCGGCGTGCAGGCGGAAAGGTCCGATGCCATCCACCGCTATGTTCAGACCGGAATCTATTCCGACGCGCCGGATCCATCCACCCGGGCTGATTCCATTTCCGTCGTCTGCCCGAGCAACGCCCATGGCGCCCGTAGATCCATCCTGGAAAGCAAGGGCCTCACGCTCACCGTCAGCGACGATGAAATCCTGCAGGCCCAAGCGCAGCTCTTGAGCCGCACGGGCATCTTCACGGAGCCCGCCGGCGCCACGGCCCTGGCGGGACTGGTCAAGCTCCAGGCCGGTCCCGACCGCCTGGATGCCAGCGCTCGCGTGGTGATACTCGCCACCGGACACGGGCTGAAGGATGTGGAGGCGCCTCTGTCCCGGGTGTCGATCCCCGCAGCCATCGAACCGATGTTGGAAGCCGTGGACGTATGA
- the ygeW gene encoding knotted carbamoyltransferase YgeW produces the protein MPSPAIHEHLAAFRALKTDLFQKDFLLTWEHPTEEIQAILTLAEILKRLHQEGFSYRAFDTGLAISIFRDNSTRTRFSFASAASAMGFSLSDLDEEKSQVAHGETVRETANMISFLTEVIGIRDDMFLGEGNSYMREVGEALTDGAEQGVLHRRPSLINLQCDIDHPTQSLADLAWLKKHFGSLENLKGKKIAMSWAYSPSYGKPLSVPQGIIGLMTRFGMDVSLAHPEGYGLIPEVVEIAKKNAAESGGSFETVNSMEAAFKGAHIVYPKSWAPFHVMQQRTKLLKSSDREGLKSLEKECLTNNAKFKHWECDRAKMDLTHDKQALYMHCLPADITDVSCDAGEVSKEVFDQYRIPTYHEAAYKPFVISALMFLTRLKDPGAKLETIVRRAKRLSL, from the coding sequence ATGCCCTCCCCCGCCATCCACGAACACCTGGCCGCCTTCCGGGCCCTCAAGACCGATCTCTTCCAGAAGGACTTCCTGCTGACCTGGGAGCATCCCACCGAAGAGATCCAAGCCATCCTCACCCTGGCGGAAATCCTCAAGCGGCTGCATCAGGAGGGCTTCTCCTACCGCGCCTTCGACACGGGCCTGGCCATCTCGATCTTCCGGGACAACTCCACCCGCACGCGTTTCTCCTTCGCGTCCGCCGCCAGCGCCATGGGCTTCTCGCTCTCCGACCTGGACGAGGAGAAGAGCCAGGTGGCCCACGGCGAGACCGTGCGCGAAACCGCCAACATGATCAGTTTCCTCACTGAAGTCATCGGCATCCGCGACGACATGTTCCTGGGAGAAGGCAACTCCTACATGCGCGAAGTGGGCGAGGCACTCACCGACGGCGCCGAACAGGGCGTGCTGCACCGCCGCCCCAGCCTCATCAACCTGCAGTGCGATATCGACCACCCCACCCAATCCCTGGCGGATCTGGCCTGGCTAAAGAAACACTTCGGCAGCCTGGAGAATCTCAAAGGCAAGAAGATCGCCATGTCCTGGGCCTACAGCCCGAGTTACGGCAAGCCGCTGTCCGTGCCCCAGGGCATCATCGGCCTGATGACACGCTTCGGCATGGACGTAAGCCTGGCCCATCCCGAGGGTTATGGGCTGATCCCGGAAGTCGTGGAAATCGCAAAGAAGAATGCGGCGGAAAGCGGCGGCAGCTTCGAAACCGTGAACAGCATGGAGGCAGCATTCAAGGGTGCCCACATCGTCTATCCCAAGTCCTGGGCGCCTTTCCACGTCATGCAGCAGCGCACGAAATTGCTGAAATCCTCCGACAGGGAAGGCCTGAAGTCCCTGGAGAAGGAGTGCCTAACCAATAACGCCAAGTTCAAGCACTGGGAATGCGACCGCGCCAAGATGGATCTCACCCATGACAAGCAAGCGCTCTACATGCACTGCCTGCCCGCGGACATCACCGACGTGAGTTGCGACGCGGGCGAAGTCTCCAAGGAAGTCTTCGACCAGTACCGCATTCCGACCTACCACGAAGCCGCCTACAAGCCCTTCGTCATCAGCGCGCTGATGTTCCTCACGCGCCTGAAGGATCCCGGCGCCAAGCTCGAAACCATCGTTAGGCGCGCCAAGCGACTGAGTCTTTAG